A region of Granulicella sibirica DNA encodes the following proteins:
- the ndk gene encoding nucleoside-diphosphate kinase has product MSQRTFSIIKPDAVRKGYTAAILAEIQKAGFKIVSIKRLSISKAQAEGFYHVHAARPFFGELTEFMSSGPIFPMVLEKDNAIADLRKLMGATNPAQAEEGTIRKQFAASIGENAIHGSDAEDTAAFEIGYFFAGIELQ; this is encoded by the coding sequence TTGTCACAGCGCACATTCAGCATCATCAAGCCCGACGCCGTTCGCAAGGGCTATACCGCCGCCATTCTCGCTGAAATCCAGAAGGCCGGCTTCAAGATCGTTTCGATCAAGCGCCTCTCCATCTCGAAGGCGCAGGCCGAGGGTTTCTACCACGTGCATGCCGCGCGTCCGTTCTTCGGCGAGCTGACGGAGTTCATGAGCTCCGGTCCGATCTTCCCGATGGTGCTCGAGAAGGACAACGCCATCGCCGACCTTCGCAAGCTGATGGGCGCGACGAACCCGGCACAGGCGGAAGAGGGCACGATCCGCAAGCAGTTCGCGGCTTCGATCGGCGAGAACGCCATCCACGGCTCGGATGCCGAGGATACGGCTGCCTTCGAGATCGGCTACTTTTTCGCTGGTATCGAGCTTCAGTAA
- a CDS encoding SGNH/GDSL hydrolase family protein, producing the protein MPYDAHTIPTNYIPRVTVSMKFDRMLRTALASLSLALCFTGVPAFAKKPLPDIWVGTWATSPMAATNKDALGTTDITLRQIVHISLGGAYTRVVLTNEFGTEPLIVGAVHVALSSGGSDIALTSANSVTFGGSPTITIPPGALAVSDGFSLMLKPFADVAVSIFLPAQKISQITSHGFADQTNYMADGNMVGKSTLAGAKEFTNWDFLKGIDVRVSADDASIVTFGDSITDGALSTRNANARWPDVLAKRLHDNKKTAGMGILNQGIGGNRILHDGTGPSALARFDRDVIAQAGVKYVVVLESINDIGGAYNPKTPHDIVTADDLISGFKQMAERAHTHGIKIIGATLTPYVGAGYASPAGEAVRVAVNTWIKTSNMLDGVIDFDKMTQDPANPTMFLPAYDSGDHLHPKDAGYKAMGEGIDLKLFEDKKK; encoded by the coding sequence ATGCCGTACGATGCGCACACCATCCCAACCAACTACATTCCGAGGGTGACGGTTTCCATGAAATTCGATCGTATGCTGCGTACCGCTCTTGCTTCCCTGTCGCTTGCCCTGTGCTTCACCGGAGTCCCCGCCTTCGCCAAAAAGCCCCTGCCGGATATCTGGGTTGGCACCTGGGCCACATCGCCCATGGCGGCAACCAACAAAGATGCCCTCGGCACAACCGACATCACTCTTCGCCAGATCGTTCACATTTCCCTCGGCGGCGCCTACACGCGCGTCGTCCTAACCAATGAATTCGGCACCGAGCCTCTGATCGTTGGAGCCGTCCACGTCGCCCTGAGCTCTGGCGGAAGCGATATTGCTCTCACGTCGGCCAACTCCGTGACCTTCGGCGGAAGCCCAACCATCACTATCCCGCCCGGTGCGCTCGCCGTCAGTGACGGCTTCTCCCTGATGCTCAAACCCTTCGCCGACGTCGCCGTCAGCATCTTCCTTCCCGCCCAGAAGATCAGCCAGATCACCTCCCACGGCTTCGCTGACCAGACCAATTACATGGCCGACGGCAACATGGTCGGCAAGAGCACTCTCGCGGGAGCGAAGGAATTCACGAACTGGGACTTCCTCAAGGGCATAGACGTCCGCGTCTCGGCTGACGACGCCTCCATCGTCACCTTCGGCGACAGCATCACCGACGGAGCCCTCTCCACGCGTAACGCCAACGCCCGCTGGCCCGACGTTCTCGCCAAACGCCTCCACGACAACAAGAAGACCGCCGGCATGGGGATCCTCAACCAGGGCATCGGCGGCAATCGCATCCTGCACGACGGCACCGGCCCAAGCGCCCTAGCGCGCTTCGATCGCGATGTCATCGCCCAGGCGGGCGTGAAGTACGTCGTCGTGCTCGAAAGCATCAACGACATCGGCGGCGCCTACAACCCCAAGACGCCTCACGACATCGTCACCGCCGACGACCTCATCTCAGGCTTCAAGCAGATGGCCGAACGCGCCCACACGCACGGCATCAAGATCATCGGAGCCACCCTCACGCCTTACGTCGGAGCGGGCTACGCGTCGCCGGCGGGCGAGGCAGTACGCGTAGCCGTCAACACCTGGATCAAAACATCCAACATGCTCGACGGCGTGATCGACTTCGACAAAATGACCCAGGATCCAGCCAACCCGACGATGTTTCTTCCGGCATACGACAGCGGCGACCATCTCCATCCCAAGGACGCCGGCTACAAGGCCATGGGCGAAGGCATCGACCTGAAGCTCTTCGAAGACAAGAAGAAATAA
- a CDS encoding aldose epimerase family protein, with the protein MTLARAILLTMTIAASTLSAGASVTKAGFGADKNGTPVDIYTLTSGKVEARIMTLGARIVSLKVPDRNGNVADVVLGYDTVAEYQKDGNSYFGAIVGRYGNRIAKGKFSLDGHDYQVPTNNNGNSLHGGLIGFDSLVWTGKQVPDGVEMTLVSKDGDQGYPGTLTAHVTYTLKGSALKIDYSMSTDKDTVVNLTNHSYFNLSGEGNGTILDDLLTIPAARYTPVDSGLIPTGIESVAGTPLDFRKPTPIGARINDPNDQLKIAGGYDHNWVLSDTPGVLKEAAKVEDPKTGRVLTVMTTEPGVQFYTGNFLTGKQPGKGGASYPKNAALCLETQHFPDSPNHPAFPSTELKPGHPRHSTTIFSFSTEK; encoded by the coding sequence ATGACCTTGGCACGCGCTATTCTGCTTACTATGACCATCGCCGCCTCTACTCTCTCTGCCGGTGCCTCCGTAACGAAGGCCGGCTTTGGTGCTGACAAGAACGGAACGCCCGTCGATATCTACACCCTGACCAGCGGGAAGGTCGAGGCGCGCATCATGACGCTCGGAGCGCGGATCGTCTCACTGAAGGTTCCGGATCGTAACGGAAACGTGGCGGATGTGGTGCTTGGATATGACACAGTCGCGGAGTACCAGAAGGATGGCAACAGCTACTTCGGCGCTATCGTTGGCCGCTATGGGAACCGAATTGCGAAGGGCAAGTTTTCGCTCGATGGGCATGACTACCAGGTGCCGACCAACAATAACGGCAATTCGCTGCACGGCGGATTGATCGGTTTCGACTCTCTAGTGTGGACGGGCAAGCAGGTGCCGGATGGCGTCGAGATGACGCTTGTGAGCAAGGATGGCGACCAGGGGTATCCGGGGACGCTCACCGCGCACGTGACCTATACGCTGAAGGGAAGTGCGTTGAAGATCGACTACTCGATGTCGACCGATAAGGATACGGTGGTGAACCTGACGAACCACTCCTACTTCAACCTTTCGGGCGAGGGGAACGGCACGATTCTCGATGATCTGCTGACGATCCCGGCGGCTCGCTATACCCCGGTGGACTCGGGGCTCATTCCGACTGGGATCGAGTCGGTTGCGGGCACACCGCTTGATTTCCGGAAGCCTACGCCGATTGGCGCGCGCATCAATGATCCGAATGATCAGTTGAAGATCGCTGGCGGCTATGACCATAACTGGGTTCTCAGCGATACACCCGGTGTGCTGAAGGAAGCTGCTAAGGTTGAGGATCCGAAGACCGGGCGCGTGCTGACGGTGATGACGACGGAGCCGGGCGTGCAGTTCTACACGGGGAACTTCCTGACCGGGAAGCAGCCGGGCAAGGGAGGGGCTTCGTATCCGAAGAACGCGGCCCTTTGCCTGGAGACGCAGCACTTTCCGGATTCGCCGAACCATCCGGCGTTTCCTTCGACGGAGTTGAAGCCGGGGCATCCTCGGCATAGCACGACGATCTTCAGCTTCTCCACGGAGAAGTAA
- a CDS encoding PGN_0703 family putative restriction endonuclease, with protein MMPDIPDDFEGSDRFHLDDGSVGWTAPELVRQAGPRKSGQGSATLLRLELNALALRYAAKRSLLHDTTTGGSPCVVFGPEGTASGPRHGNFIDEAYRAILADVAWSARLEKAHTAHRRAWPRTDWRWRELDAATSSDALLMNVFCFPGVLDGAAGLGLRVLLGIGAGVRSEFGFKPRIPLTNGRFDRTEIDLRLGSLLVEAKLTESDFQQARPALVERYRDLLEAFEPEIVAGKTSVVGYQLIRGTLAAMAVPSGSFCVLADARRPDLLEQWYSVMSRVRTGELRCRLQMLTWQEVCAVLPVRLQEFLGEKYGILPA; from the coding sequence ATGATGCCAGATATCCCGGATGATTTTGAGGGCTCGGATCGGTTTCATCTCGACGATGGATCGGTTGGGTGGACGGCTCCGGAGCTTGTTCGACAGGCGGGCCCTCGCAAGTCTGGGCAGGGTTCCGCGACGCTGCTTCGGCTTGAGCTGAACGCTCTTGCGCTACGGTACGCGGCGAAGCGGAGTCTGCTGCACGATACGACGACGGGTGGGTCGCCGTGTGTTGTGTTTGGGCCGGAGGGAACAGCGAGCGGCCCGCGTCACGGCAACTTTATCGATGAGGCGTATCGGGCGATTCTTGCCGATGTGGCGTGGTCAGCGCGATTGGAGAAGGCGCATACGGCACACCGGCGGGCCTGGCCACGGACGGACTGGCGCTGGCGTGAACTCGATGCGGCAACGAGTTCGGACGCGCTGCTGATGAATGTCTTCTGCTTTCCGGGCGTACTGGATGGAGCGGCCGGGTTGGGGTTACGGGTTCTGCTTGGGATCGGGGCTGGGGTGAGGTCAGAGTTCGGATTCAAGCCGAGGATCCCGTTGACGAATGGGCGATTCGATCGAACGGAGATCGATCTGAGGCTTGGCAGTCTGCTGGTTGAGGCGAAGCTCACGGAGTCGGACTTTCAGCAGGCGAGGCCTGCGCTGGTCGAGCGGTATCGGGATCTGCTGGAGGCGTTCGAACCGGAGATTGTTGCGGGGAAGACGTCCGTGGTTGGGTACCAGTTGATTCGCGGGACGCTGGCTGCGATGGCTGTGCCATCAGGATCGTTCTGCGTGCTTGCCGATGCGAGGCGTCCGGACCTGCTGGAGCAGTGGTACTCCGTGATGAGCAGGGTGCGGACGGGAGAGCTTCGGTGCCGTCTGCAGATGCTGACGTGGCAGGAGGTGTGTGCCGTGCTGCCCGTGCGCTTGCAGGAGTTTCTTGGGGAGAAGTACGGGATTCTTCCGGCCTGA
- a CDS encoding L-rhamnose mutarotase, with product MPRVCFLLKVRKERLAEYKEAHAAVWPEMLDALRETGWKNYSLFLRPDGLLVGYVETDDFEASRAAMKLHAVNARWQAEMMPFFESTEATADDAMAPLEEVFHLD from the coding sequence ATGCCGCGTGTTTGTTTTCTGTTGAAGGTTCGCAAGGAGCGTCTGGCCGAGTACAAAGAGGCTCATGCGGCAGTATGGCCCGAGATGCTCGATGCGCTGCGTGAGACAGGCTGGAAGAACTACTCATTGTTTCTGCGGCCCGACGGATTACTTGTGGGGTATGTCGAGACGGACGACTTCGAGGCCTCGCGCGCGGCGATGAAGCTGCATGCGGTGAATGCTCGCTGGCAGGCCGAGATGATGCCCTTCTTCGAAAGCACGGAAGCCACCGCCGATGATGCGATGGCTCCCTTGGAAGAGGTCTTCCACCTGGACTAG
- a CDS encoding ABC transporter permease, producing MHNAWLIAKREYLERVRTKAFLIATILIPLLMGGFVFGTAIFSKKTKSTSHIVIVTKDTQLALDLQDQLHKGKGSDMTIDTMAPGESVRDSLDQELDDHSIDGYMWITPASDNTGRPTFDYKPRSKADVATSSILSDALRTVLMRERLTHQGMVASDVDSMLAPVTIDTTNSSGKHKNANTSIAVAYVLFFLMYMVVMLYGMNTARSIIEEKTSRVFEVLLATIRPEEMLAGKILGVGAVGITQILIWMTAALILAATPFAASLANGDFAFSITWWQALFFVLYFIFGFLLYSSMAAALGAMTNSEQELQQLNMFLVIPLAFCMLMLPVVMNNSNGTWSRIVSLIPFCSPLLMNFRISLNPPPAWEVALSFLLMGITIWAVLWTASRIYRVGILMYGKKPNLPEILRWLKYS from the coding sequence ATGCATAACGCATGGCTCATCGCGAAGCGCGAATATCTCGAGCGCGTCCGCACCAAAGCCTTCCTCATCGCCACCATCCTGATCCCGCTGCTCATGGGTGGCTTCGTCTTCGGCACCGCGATCTTCTCGAAGAAGACCAAGTCCACCTCGCACATCGTCATCGTCACCAAGGACACGCAACTCGCACTCGACCTGCAGGATCAGCTGCACAAGGGCAAGGGAAGCGACATGACCATCGACACCATGGCCCCCGGGGAGAGTGTGCGTGACTCCCTAGACCAGGAGCTCGACGACCACTCCATCGATGGCTACATGTGGATCACGCCCGCTTCGGACAACACCGGCCGTCCCACCTTCGACTACAAGCCGCGCTCGAAGGCCGACGTCGCCACAAGCTCCATCCTCAGCGACGCTCTCCGTACCGTGCTCATGCGCGAGCGCCTCACCCACCAGGGAATGGTCGCCTCCGACGTCGACTCCATGCTCGCGCCCGTCACGATCGACACTACGAACTCCAGCGGCAAACACAAGAACGCCAACACCTCTATTGCCGTCGCCTACGTGCTCTTCTTCCTCATGTACATGGTCGTCATGCTCTACGGCATGAATACGGCACGCTCCATCATCGAGGAAAAAACCTCGCGCGTCTTCGAGGTCCTGCTCGCCACCATCCGCCCCGAAGAGATGCTCGCCGGCAAGATTCTTGGCGTCGGCGCGGTCGGCATCACGCAGATCCTTATCTGGATGACCGCCGCCCTTATTCTCGCCGCGACGCCCTTCGCCGCCAGCCTCGCCAACGGAGACTTTGCCTTCTCGATTACCTGGTGGCAGGCGCTCTTCTTCGTCCTCTACTTCATCTTCGGCTTCCTGCTCTACTCCAGCATGGCCGCCGCTCTCGGCGCGATGACGAACTCCGAACAGGAGCTCCAGCAGCTCAACATGTTTCTCGTCATCCCGCTCGCCTTCTGCATGCTCATGCTTCCCGTCGTGATGAACAACTCGAACGGAACCTGGTCGCGCATCGTCTCGCTCATCCCGTTCTGCAGCCCGCTTCTGATGAACTTCCGCATCTCGCTTAACCCGCCGCCGGCATGGGAGGTCGCCCTCTCGTTCCTGCTCATGGGCATCACCATCTGGGCCGTACTCTGGACCGCAAGCCGCATCTACCGCGTCGGCATCCTCATGTACGGCAAGAAGCCAAACCTCCCCGAGATCCTCCGCTGGCTCAAGTACAGCTAA
- a CDS encoding ABC transporter ATP-binding protein produces the protein MPIVEQKSSVEQKPIVELKNVRKVYDQKVAVEGLSFRIEPGTIFGLLGPNGSGKTSSIRMMIGITVPDSGTVSLFGQPFTRDCLKRVGYLPEERGLYKKMNVLDQLVFLGQLHALDAATARKRALTWCERMEITEAIPKKTEDLSKGMQQKIQFIAALLHEPDLIIMDEPFSGLDPVNGKLLQDTLLDLRKTGKAILFSTHRMDQAEKMCDEIALISRGRLVLEGSMREVKQKYPRNRVVMQFEGDNSFLQHPSIEKAELYGGHVEIKLRSLAGSDPDAQPLLAEAVARGTSITRFEVMEPTLEEIFIEAVGGKIDA, from the coding sequence ATGCCTATCGTCGAACAGAAGTCTAGCGTTGAACAGAAGCCAATCGTCGAACTCAAGAACGTCCGCAAGGTGTACGACCAGAAGGTAGCGGTCGAAGGTCTCTCCTTCCGCATCGAACCCGGTACCATCTTCGGCCTCCTCGGCCCCAACGGCTCGGGCAAGACCTCCTCCATCCGCATGATGATCGGCATCACGGTCCCCGACTCCGGCACCGTCTCGCTCTTCGGCCAGCCCTTCACCCGCGACTGCCTCAAGCGTGTCGGCTACCTCCCGGAGGAGCGCGGCCTCTACAAGAAGATGAACGTGCTCGACCAGCTTGTGTTCCTCGGCCAGTTACATGCTCTCGACGCCGCCACCGCACGCAAGCGCGCCCTCACCTGGTGCGAGCGCATGGAGATCACCGAAGCCATCCCCAAGAAGACCGAAGACCTCTCCAAGGGCATGCAGCAGAAGATCCAGTTCATCGCCGCGCTCCTCCACGAGCCCGACCTCATCATCATGGACGAGCCCTTCAGCGGCCTCGACCCGGTCAATGGCAAGCTCCTCCAGGACACGCTTCTCGATCTGCGCAAGACCGGCAAGGCCATCCTCTTCTCCACCCATCGCATGGACCAGGCCGAGAAGATGTGCGACGAGATCGCCCTCATCAGCCGGGGCCGTCTCGTACTCGAAGGAAGCATGCGCGAGGTCAAGCAAAAGTACCCGCGCAACCGCGTCGTGATGCAGTTCGAAGGCGATAACTCCTTTCTGCAGCATCCGTCGATCGAGAAGGCCGAGTTATACGGCGGTCACGTAGAAATCAAGCTCCGCAGCCTCGCTGGCTCCGATCCCGACGCTCAACCCCTGCTCGCTGAAGCTGTCGCACGCGGCACAAGCATCACCCGCTTCGAAGTCATGGAGCCCACCCTCGAAGAGATCTTTATCGAGGCTGTTGGAGGCAAAATCGATGCATAA
- the hisF gene encoding imidazole glycerol phosphate synthase subunit HisF: MLTKRIIACLDVRDGRVVKGIQFVDIIDAGDPAELAHRHAAGGADEIVLLDITATHEGRGTLLDTVKRTAAALFVPFTVGGGIRSAEDAAAVFNAGADKVSINSSAIARPELIGEIGGSFGAQAVIVAIDARRTEGAADPVGEAEVFVSGGRKPTGLRVIDWAREAEQRGAGEILLTSMNTDGMRNGFDCELTARVSEAVQIPVIASGGAGSAAHFADVFGRGRADAALAASIFHFGVTDSRGLKASLRDAGVTVRLPC, from the coding sequence ATGCTGACCAAACGCATCATCGCCTGCCTCGACGTCCGCGACGGGCGCGTCGTCAAAGGCATTCAGTTCGTCGACATCATCGACGCCGGCGACCCAGCCGAGCTAGCCCATCGCCACGCCGCCGGCGGCGCCGACGAGATCGTCCTGCTCGACATCACCGCCACCCACGAAGGACGCGGCACCCTCCTCGACACCGTCAAGCGCACCGCCGCCGCCCTCTTCGTTCCCTTCACAGTTGGAGGCGGCATCCGCAGCGCCGAAGACGCCGCAGCCGTCTTCAACGCCGGAGCCGACAAGGTCAGCATCAACTCCTCCGCCATCGCCCGCCCCGAGCTCATCGGCGAGATCGGCGGAAGCTTTGGGGCCCAGGCCGTCATCGTCGCCATCGACGCACGCCGCACCGAGGGCGCAGCCGACCCCGTCGGCGAAGCCGAGGTCTTTGTCTCCGGGGGACGCAAGCCAACCGGCCTCCGCGTCATCGACTGGGCCCGCGAAGCCGAGCAGCGCGGAGCCGGCGAGATCCTCCTCACCTCCATGAACACCGATGGCATGCGTAACGGATTCGATTGCGAATTGACCGCGCGCGTCAGCGAAGCCGTCCAGATCCCCGTCATCGCCAGCGGAGGAGCCGGTTCCGCCGCGCACTTCGCCGATGTCTTCGGTCGCGGACGCGCCGACGCCGCCCTGGCCGCAAGCATCTTCCACTTCGGCGTCACCGACTCGCGCGGCCTGAAAGCGAGCCTTCGCGATGCAGGAGTCACCGTACGCCTGCCCTGTTGA
- a CDS encoding zinc-dependent alcohol dehydrogenase family protein → MQAFVVQHPGGPFTLVETPRPVAGPGEVLVRIHASGVNPLDAKIRAGQAVHARQPLPAVLGVEMAGVVEEVGPAVTAFRPGDEVYGMVGGVGGLQGTLADFVAARAKLLALKPVALSMREAASLPLAAITAWEGLVDRACVHGGQKVLVHGGAGGVGHIVVQLAKAHGAEVFATVSPEKTHIVEQFGATPIDYRSVPVEEYVKKHTGGAGFDIIYDTVGGPNIDASFAAVRRYSGHVVSCLGWSNHSLAPLSFRGATYSGVFTLEPMLSGADGSHQGEILREIATLVDAGKLKPLLHARRFTSHDIEAAHAAVAAGSLGKVVVDFEALPGIPC, encoded by the coding sequence ATGCAAGCCTTCGTAGTACAACATCCCGGAGGACCGTTCACCCTCGTGGAAACGCCACGCCCCGTCGCCGGTCCCGGCGAGGTACTGGTGCGAATCCACGCAAGCGGCGTCAATCCTCTCGACGCCAAGATCCGCGCGGGCCAGGCAGTGCACGCACGGCAGCCTCTGCCAGCGGTGCTCGGCGTGGAGATGGCGGGCGTCGTCGAGGAAGTCGGGCCTGCGGTCACCGCCTTTCGTCCGGGTGACGAGGTCTACGGCATGGTCGGCGGAGTTGGCGGCCTGCAAGGCACACTGGCCGACTTCGTCGCCGCCCGGGCCAAGCTGCTCGCGCTCAAGCCCGTCGCCCTCTCGATGCGCGAGGCGGCCTCATTGCCCCTTGCGGCCATCACCGCATGGGAGGGCCTGGTCGACCGTGCATGCGTCCACGGCGGTCAAAAGGTTCTCGTCCACGGTGGCGCGGGAGGCGTAGGGCACATCGTGGTGCAACTCGCAAAGGCTCACGGAGCCGAGGTCTTCGCTACTGTCTCGCCGGAGAAGACGCATATAGTCGAGCAGTTCGGAGCCACTCCCATTGACTACCGCAGCGTCCCGGTGGAGGAGTACGTCAAGAAGCACACCGGCGGGGCAGGCTTCGACATCATCTACGACACCGTCGGCGGCCCCAACATCGACGCCTCCTTCGCCGCCGTCCGCCGCTACAGCGGCCACGTCGTAAGCTGCCTCGGCTGGAGCAACCACTCGCTCGCGCCGCTCTCCTTCCGCGGTGCCACCTACTCCGGCGTCTTCACGCTCGAGCCCATGCTCTCCGGCGCGGATGGCTCGCACCAGGGCGAGATCCTCCGCGAGATAGCAACCCTCGTCGACGCGGGCAAGCTCAAGCCACTCCTCCACGCCCGGCGCTTCACCTCGCACGACATCGAGGCGGCGCACGCCGCAGTCGCAGCCGGCTCGCTCGGCAAGGTCGTCGTCGACTTCGAGGCGCTCCCAGGAATCCCATGCTGA